The genomic window cgtttacttaatgaacagaggtaaatcttcgttcatgaatgaatggtcgatgagagtgaataatactttccgtcagatcattaactgattttgaagaaaacattgtcgtgacagtccttgccaaactagttctgttggttttcaaatgttcctacgcttttttttttttttcttgcgcgctctctaattgacaggtgtcagattgtgacagatacttgtaaaaataatgtttcaaagtttgtttggaagccttttaaatcacctttatcgttacggaaatgaaaatgtttcgctgaggcatctctcttaaatttgcatcacctctattttaactaccatttacccactcaaaaattgttcagtttatggaagatcttgccgtatttacgtccataaatcattcgggttctttcggaaagaatttcgtcaagtttaaaaacaataaatatgttatttaccggctaagggtcggtccgtatggtgaaaaactgtgacctcggtcttcAAAATGCTGCCgtcggcctacggcctcgggcagtattttcaagacctatATATCTGTTATAGATAAGCCTGACAGGTACGTGATTGCCATCGATGATTCAAGGGGCGAATATTCCAGTCTAGGGAAAGAGGcggaggggggaagggggggggggaggggggaataTGGAAGGAGGAGGtcattaattgtttttgtttctcttttgcGGACTCCTTTCTCACATAGGTCGATCCCAAATAAGTCAGGTGTTGGCccaaaactcttaaaattttgacaataaGATATCCACTGGTGTTAATGATGAACTGAAGAGAACCTGCATGTGCTTCGTgagacaatttttgaaaaacagaaaaaaagaaaaaacagagtgatcgttaaaccctttaactctcaacaATGACCAATAAGTAATTTCTCTCAATAATACCAACAAATTTCCTAATAGAAAAGTGATTAGAAATTAAACATCTACCAATGAAAACTATTGATTTGACACATAACTCTTCGAGCTGAAATTTTCAGAAAGGTATCGCAAACggggaagaaaaaaatgatatcgAGATcgtgggagtgaaggggttgATTAATAACGGATCAAGAGTGATGATCATCCGGTTGAGTGTAGTCCTAAAAAGGACTGCTGCCTGTAGAGGTGACAGACGTTTCGACAATCTGAGCGGAAGTCACACGTCTGGATTTGTCGGTCAGCGGTTGTGGTATTttcgtcagctttagaaactctttacggtggccaatttacattttcaactgagtcgataaaagcaaattaccttgttatgcCGCCCACTGcaccgacgaagcaccacagtttctttcgaatTCATCACATTAAATGGAAGCATCTCGATCGATTAGATGCATGCAAACATACATAACAGCACGAGCAAAGACCTGAAGAGCCTGGAAACAACGAATCTTTTCTGCGTCATTGGAGGTgaaaaagtgtcacgacaacTTACCTGTCTTGAAATTGATTGCCTGTCAAAGAAAAGTGCATAGTATCGAATAAGATTTGTGAAGAGAACTGAAGGTAGAACATAGCAATGACTGGTGAAGATAATTGGCAGACGAAACTCCTAACTATTGTCGAGAGAACGATTCGAGTCAAACAAAATCGATGAGAGAAAacaattagacaaaaaaaataaaaagaaagctaTTTGATCTTAGTCAGGTAGAGCTGACAGTATTTAATTTACAACCAACAAGCCAATTTTGGTAGGGAGAAATGTCTCTTAAATCCAGAGGAGCGAAGGTTGATTTCATGCCCTCAGTGGAGAGTAGCAGTCAACCCCAATTTCCAGCTTTCATGTTTAGTCGAAGCTATAAGCATAGGTGGAAATAAGGTGGAGACTCCCCCCTCCCTTTTAGTAAATTACAGCGAAACTTAAGCGATTGATGAGGGTTTAGAGCCTATTACTGTCCACAGAAACCTGTTCCAGGTGATcagttagaaagaaaaatagcgAAATAGCCAACGGTGCGCTAGGAGCGGAGGAGTGAAAAGGTAAGGGAGGCTTGGCTCACAACGGCACCCGACCCAAGCCTCGCTCGTGTTTTCACTCTTCCTCTACTATGTCGCTGTCTAGTATCGCGCACtgttttattaactgaacgcctggagTAGGCTATGTTCAATGGCTTTCGAATTGATGTATATGGGGCAAAAAGTAGCTGTACTGTATTAATTTCTAGCATGAACatagaaaaaggaaaggcacaaaaaaataaaaacaaggcggctaaaaatgaaattctctCGAATATCAAGAATCCACGCGCAAGATTTGATAACGCCGGGGAAAATTATAAAACGTTCTCATTCAATTATCGCACGTCATATAAACTATAACTTTAGAAATTgggcttttctttgttttttttcacctgttttTAAACATGTGATAAAAATTAACTCGCTTTAACAGCTGATAGCCTGTATAATCACACATATACATTATCTGACTGCTATCATTTGCTATCAATAATCGTGACCGTGGTTTCACTTTTCCCGAATTTTCAACTATTCTTTCCTTCTCAAAACTCGACACCCTTTCCGCCAGAAAGTGAAGTTGCCCACCCGTCTTCAGCTTTCTAACAAAAATCTTTTCTATGAGAATTGTCTACGTGAATTGCGAATTCTCTAAGTGAACTGTTGTAGTAAGATGGCGAAAAAGAGCTGGCAGAATAAAATAATGCagaaaactctttttttattaaatgatCAACGTGCCATACGTCATGCTAATTCAGTTGGATTTTGCCTCCTGAATAGTTTTTCAATTTcgaattttccaatttttgatCCAATTTACCCAAGAGAAGCCGTTGAGATCGGCAGAGAATAAGGAAAATCTGATGAACGTCATTGAAGTACCAAACGGTTAAGCTATGAATGCTCACGATGTGTTTCGTGATCAGTGTGAGCCTGTTATTAATTTGCTTTACATTCAACTTTATACACCGAGAAGAGACAAAAACGGGGGTTTCCCTCAATTTGAAGACACTAAAGGGAGAAATCCTATCCCTCTCGACCTCTTCACTGTCTGACAAAGCGAAATGAAGACCTCTCTGTACTTTTAAGACGGAGTCTTCCTTGGGAATTTCCCATTCATTCCAAAATTACAAAAAGCTGCTGTCAGCACTTTTTGCACCATTTTGCGCTGACACGAGATGCACAAAGATGACTCTTGTCATTTCACTCTGTAGGACATGACTGTCGATGAGCAATGTCTTTCGCTGGTTATTTCGAAACCAGATTGATAATCATCAagaaaattctgagaatttaAGTTTTGTGTAGCATATGTGACTCATTGCCGATGCAACTGTCCGGTGACATCTCTTCTCTATTGAAATGAGATATGTATGATGATTCAAGTTTTGTTACCTGCGCTTGTGCTTAGGGTCGGAGGTATTCATAAAACGTCTTGccagaaaggaaaagaaaactgtgcAGATATATTGCTTGTATTTTGAAGTTGTAAAAGCGatggactgaaaaaaaaaagaaaggttattGAAGACAATGATAAATTTTCCAGACAGGTCAGATACTGTTGAGTTGTaagaagagacaaaattaacaaaacaaatcttCAGAATACAAATTGCCATTTGTTTGGAGCGGTTACTCAGTTTTTGAAGAATATCAATTGCATCGTCACATTTCCCCAGTCCCTCGGCtcttcgttaaatcgaggttccacCGTAATGACGAACTTTACTtgttgattttccttttaaatttttgttacgATCTTGTCTTAAAAGGCACCAAATAGGTTCTTTGATTCTGGCCCGTGCACAAGATGGATGCATTGATACTAAACCTCgcgttaaatttctttaaagacAGAAATATTAAGATTTGAATTGAAAAAGGTTCTATGTACCCCTTCCCTAATCCCTGACCCTAACCGATTGTGGGTGCAAAAAGATGGTAGACACGTTATGAGTCAATCATTCtgctgtattttttatttcgatAGAATTTTCAGATTGATCAAACAACAATATTAGTCAAACTGCTTGAATTTATCAGATTAAATGAAACCGTTTGTCTATCGTAACTTCGTGAGCAAAGGCTCAGAGAGCCCGGAAACGAGGAATTTACTCCTTTGCGTCACTCGAGGAACAACTTTGTCACGTCAACTGATTCCCTTGACGTGAAAGGTTCATAGTATTCAATAGAGTTTACTTTGTGAAGAGAAGTGAGAACAAAACCTAGCAATGGCTGCTGAAGATAATTGGCAGACGAAACTTCCAACTCTTGTCGAAAGAACTGCCTTCATTTTCAACAGCAAGATATTGAGCGATGTGAAGTTTGTCGTTCCTGTTTCGACtgatgaaagtgaaagtaaGAAGGTGATCCCAGCTCACAAGTTTGTGCTCGCAATCAGTAGTCCTGTGTTCTTTGCCATGTTCTATGGTCGAATAGCGGAGACTAAAGACTCTATTGAACTGCCTGACTGTGAGTACGAGAGTCTGTTGGAGTTATTTCGTTTCTTGTACACCGACCAAGTGAATTTAAGCGGAAGTAATGTGATGCAAGTGCTGTACTTGGCGAACAAATATCTGGTGCCCTCGCTTGTCAAGAAATGCAAAGGATATCTTCAAGGCAACCTGATAGCGTCGAACGTGTTTTGTGTTCTGCCACACGCACAgaaatttgaagataaagacTTAGAAGATCGATGCTGGAAAGTGATTGAGGAGCAGACCGAAGAAGCGATGACGTCAGATGAATTTGTTGCAGTTGAGCGATCTGTTGTCGAATCTGTTGTGAAGAGAGAAGTGTTGAATGTGACGGAAGTGGAACTGTTCAAAGCTGTTGATCGTTGGGCCACAAAAGAATGTGAAAGGCAAGGGATGACTTCCCATGGAGAGACAAAGAGACGAATTCTTGGAGAAGAAATTGTGAAAGGAATACGCTTTCCGTTGATGGAAGAGAAAGATTTTGCATCTGTTGTATTTGATTCGCGAATCTTAAATTACGAAGAGCTTGGAAATATGATAAAATACTACAACGGTATTTCAACTACTCCTTTGCCGTTCTTACAAGCCAGTAGAATTGATTCCACTATACACCGATGCTTCAGGTTTGAAACGTTTAATTCCCCAGTGGAACGCTGGGAGTACAGTGGAAAAACTGACTGTATCATTCTCACCGTCAAGAAGCCTGTTAAACTTTACGGAGTTCAGCATTTTGGCTCCAAAAGCGGCGAGTATACGGTTACAACAGACATTGTTGATCCCGTGGACAACACTTCGCTTGTGAGTCGAACGAGAAATTATACTTCAAAAAAAAGCGATACCCATGCTTATTACGGCTTTGATGTGTTGTTCGATCGTCCTGTTATATTGAAGGCAGATAAAGAATACAAAGTAAAGTCGCTCATCAAGGGCCCTAACTCTTGGTACAGCGAAGACGGGCAAACATCAGTGGAGTGCCAGGGAGTGCAATTTACATTTAGTAGCACGGGGGATAGTTCTAATGGGACCAATAAAAGCAGAGGACAGTTTCCtggaattttgttttcagtatcCAAGTAGAAATTCTAACGTTACCCGCATTGTTCCGTCAGCACTTTTTGCTCCATTTTGCGCCGACACGAGTCACACAAAGATAACTCTTATTATTTCTGTCGCTAGTTATTTAGAAACTAAACAGATAATCACCAAGAAAATTCTGAGAATTGAAGTTGCGTGTGACATATGTGACTCATTGCTGATGCAATTGTCTGGTGACATCACGTCGCTATTGAAATGAGACATGAATGATGATTTAAGTTTCGTTCCCCGCGCTTCTTCTTAGGGTTGAAGGTATTCATAAACCATCTCGCCACAAATAAAACCGTGCAGAAATATTGCTTGCATTTTGAAGTTGTAAGAGCGATGAACTGATAGAAAAGAAAGGTGTTTGAAGacagtgttaatttttttcgacGGGTCACTCACTCTTGAGTTGTAAGAAgagacaaaataaacagaataaaTCTTCAGAATACAAATTGCCAGTTGTTTGGGGCGGTAACTCAGTTGTTGAAGGATATCAATTGCATCGTCACATTAAACATGGCTTTGcagttttctctttctctttgatcggagagaaaaaaattattgtctttGAACTGTTGCCTCAAATAATAATTGATGTCACATTGTCTGAGATAAGACCCTCACTAAAGATACTGAGAGCAGACCAAAGAGATACCTATTGAAGAAATCTGGCAAAAGAAACTTCTAACACTTGTAGATAGAACCACTTCTATTTTCAACAATGAGTTACTAAGCGGTGTTGTTGTTCCTGTTTCGTCTGCTGAAAGTGATCCCAGCTCACAAGTTTGTTCTTGCAGTCAGTAGTCCTGTGTTCTTTGCCATGTTCTATGGTCAAATGATGGAGACTAAAGACTATTGAACTGCCAGACACCGCACAAAAAACCTATCAACCATCCCACGATATAACGAACATGGTTTTTTTCCCGCAAATTCGTTAAATGGAGGTTTTCGATATAACGAGCCCTCGATGTAACGAACCAATTTTCCCAGTCCCTCAGCACTTCGTTAAATCGTGGTTCCACCGTTACTGACGAACTTTACGTGttaattttcgttttaaatttttgtaatggCCTTATTTTTAAAAGGCACCAAATAGGTTCTTTGATTCTCGCCCGCGCACAAGGTGGATACATTGATACTACGTGAACTGTTACATTTCTTTAAGTACAATAATTCTAAGATTTGAATTGAGAAAGGTTCTATGTACCCCTTCTCCCGTCCCAGACCTCCCCCCCATCAATCCCTTCTACAATTCAGCATTGGTAGTTATTACGTCACGGGCGACGAGCTGGGGAAGAAGAAATGATCGAAATACGAATGGGAAACAACgttaatacttcatatagacatatcagttgtaaaaatggtgaaaatggtGTTGTAAAGCCGGAATGGTATCGGTGGCATCCGGAAGGGCATCAAGAAGTAtcatatttacgttttgtaacttacaGCGCGATGTGCGtggcgaaaaaagaaaaccaaaaccgtggctcccaaataattctcccaccttgccccaaaaaatgtttaaatttttcgcAACTTCTCCTGTACCTGTTGGTAGGTCAGGCCAAGcccttatggtcattggcccccgtATAGCTGCTAACtgtggcttataaatacaggcgttTAGTGTTACTTGTAAAACTCCTCGAAAAGGTTTACGaaagttagacgaaacgcgtcgaaGAATAAAACAGCTTTACAACTgctgttcgcagagtgctgctcaccagTTTAGTTCTAAacactattttaaaaaattagttgcGATAGCTGAGgccagtttttccatgcaagtCGTCTGGATATACCTTTCGCTGAGGCGCCTACACAACATTTCTTATTTAACTTATTGGAACTCTTTACCTAATTTTGCTATATCAGCTTCCAGTTTGAATTCCTTCAGAACTCGATTACTGAATTATCCCTGTacatagttttgttttgttatctggaaatgagatttattcagattttactttttgttcattgtttagTTGTTTCTCCAGCTTCTTTCTTATACAACGTATAGTTATTTATATTAGCCTTGGAGAGCAGTTTTTATATGGGAATTCAGTTTCCCCCATATTGCTTTCCTTTACCTATTGTACTTTTATATGGTaattaagatttaatgaatattaCATAGTTATTGTTAGTTATTAATATTGTTGTGGTTTTTATTAATAGTTATTGTATAGTAGAATTTTGCACAGTGGTAAAAAGCATCATTAAACTTGTTAAACtttcacctgccgttcggttCGGACGTTAAGTTTTCATTCTAAGTGCACTTGTTAaattgaataggaaaaaaaaaaacacttcgaacggaaaacagaattattttaacgtctggatcttttggacaaaggtctcctaaacgagtggccttgattataaatatttaagcatggtTAACACAtttagccttaacttggctgtttctcgaagctcaaTGTTTTCTTACTTGCCTTTTTCCACGTGAAATGGGGCGGTTGAATTTACATAATAAACACTGAAAGAACTACAGCTGATGGAAATATTAAACTTCTTATCTTAGGCTGTGGATATAAACTTTttaatgactctaaaaatataaaaatcgcgaacaaaatttttgtagagttgcttagcttttcatttttccggaatcgaaagtcgatattgcaaaattcaagtgaaaagcaagaCAACTGTGATTAACGCCTCAAACAAGGCAAGATACTTATTTTTCGTCATAAAATAAGTTACatatcgtaaatatcattcttcttgatgcagcaaaaattttgttccagtcaaagcgtttggaaaattgctCAACTTTTTAAGCAGCGAAGTGTAACTTGATAACATTTTGactttacaacacgattgttttctgcaatttacaaaacgtaaatatgaTTCTTCTTGGTGCTTTTCCGAATGCCACtgatgccttttccgatgcctctattgtttattacagcagtaaaagatatatgtacaatcaacacttttgaagaattgcttaacattttatttagcaaaGTATACTGctaacattttggctttacaaacactattgttttctacaactacaactgatatgtctctatatgacgtattaaagttgtttccccgctgaccatTTGTATTTCGATCATTTTTTCTTCCCCCGCTCctcgcccgtgatgtagtaactctcTTCGGCATTAAGGACCGATTATGGATGCAAAAAGATGATAGATGCGTAATACGTCAGTAAACCTGCTATATTTATTATTTCGATAGAATTTTCAGATTGATCAAACGGCAATATTATTCAAACCCTTGTAATATATCAGGTTAAATGAAACCGTTCGGTTATCGTAACTTCATGAGCAGAGACGTGGACAACCTGGAAACGAGGAATTAACTCTCACGCGTGACTTGAGGAACAAATGTGTCACGTCAAGCAATACCTTTGACGGCAAAGGTTCATAGTATTCAATAGAGTTTGATTTGTGAAAAGAACTGAGAGAAAAACCTAGCAATGGCAGCTGAAGATAATTGGCAGACGAAGCTTCCAACTCTCGTCGAAAGAACTGCGTTCATTTTCAACAGCGAGATATTGAGCGATGTGAAGTTTGTCGTTCCTATGTCGATtggtgaaagtgaaagtaagaAGGTGATCCCAGCTCACAAGTTTGTGCTCGCAATCAGTAGTCCCGTGTTCTTTGCCATGTTCTATGGTCAAATGGCGGAGACTAAAGACTCTATTGAACTGCC from Pocillopora verrucosa isolate sample1 chromosome 8, ASM3666991v2, whole genome shotgun sequence includes these protein-coding regions:
- the LOC131769807 gene encoding BTB/POZ domain-containing protein 6-like, producing MAAEDNWQTKLPTLVERTAFIFNSKILSDVKFVVPVSTDESESKKVIPAHKFVLAISSPVFFAMFYGRIAETKDSIELPDCEYESLLELFRFLYTDQVNLSGSNVMQVLYLANKYLVPSLVKKCKGYLQGNLIASNVFCVLPHAQKFEDKDLEDRCWKVIEEQTEEAMTSDEFVAVERSVVESVVKREVLNVTEVELFKAVDRWATKECERQGMTSHGETKRRILGEEIVKGIRFPLMEEKDFASVVFDSRILNYEELGNMIKYYNGISTTPLPFLQASRIDSTIHRCFRFETFNSPVERWEYSGKTDCIILTVKKPVKLYGVQHFGSKSGEYTVTTDIVDPVDNTSLVSRTRNYTSKKSDTHAYYGFDVLFDRPVILKADKEYKVKSLIKGPNSWYSEDGQTSVECQGVQFTFSSTGDSSNGTNKSRGQFPGILFSVSK